In a genomic window of Lagopus muta isolate bLagMut1 chromosome 2, bLagMut1 primary, whole genome shotgun sequence:
- the CRYBG1 gene encoding beta/gamma crystallin domain-containing protein 1 isoform X1 → MSTASLPAALRKSSSQFPDCSKEEHKKKPVLERLGNLFGTGKRKNVKSSLEHTSHWKGERSVSPHTAQPIYCKHIQQGPESPPVQKQVRNTSVVPETQQYSFSGEVGPLYHDTISEWSGRGVSSDSEWSPDWSSSSETIKNSFFESSLNVDTREPEKGSVTDINNSTTPDFIKSLRNLSNEDLEKSILSHKHLVNTWVPEEPGHAKPKDLLYKPETLASEHPQPARVLTVDIYLRKTDELLNEPVTVISEENCGDSDTMDKKSSSKRSGKRRKSQSSSDITNGERNQTENTAREDSVFEDDASSEGFPDKVITSERKLKSPQQTSERNSFSSGNNPDLKAGSAHKGTSKTEADKGKQHASTTTPARRRSYKKNQLDAVPTSPTGLKSQMKDYSSKRQPLASTESNPMTKRTLQEKGTLPGAFGEDSLESPKVSSSSKAEDNTMVFAEGRNETKTEKHSNDSDGRAFLRTDKIKNGDLCMPAERQTSSDLDSFKLKSLDASRIVTTKISLARTEKNLGRCLQNLLESPAKPKNVELNFKAPTNQDSLESEQDTLEKPVNKNNNSIANKISLFENKCANQSQRPADSSASKNNAVPSTFVGRAKLIFGKQPKESEQPDKTLNKQNSRQKLCENGTAEKDGTAELKGKNEEGSAAYEDTGKGTELKVKAAISLFNQSSKIEASGASVKQPDPELSAAKKESSPFKPSLHSPVKNESVHDIYYQQNNTSSELPRNEEKVLPGTEVLSPCNGDKYPPQSHQLCRPESQKVENGDKNAKLGDLTYAAQQYDGSSLNGVVMSEHSGNTPESPSKTCNGSAEDDAVFDSPTDMKKFAETIKNLDSSVCLPQKKKRSKLPKSPAPHFAMPPIHEDNLEKVFDPSVFTFGLGLRREKVQDLLPTQQMKMQSLETIARVRPKRASTEQSIIFKALQSCSREEPAFTQEINGKENTDGTDGEVKRSRLEKSSLFSSLLSSTSKEKLLNPSVTSVNNTAFISDSSGIPFLQQDASGPFSLPQKPESLSDMKFSSYMEKYIQADSAKKELSLPMPNYGNPEKKFSSWLGASRYESNVPTGLLDVDTLSRNGQSKINPRPGKLVIYCDNQENVIEVFHDVLDCSSWVLSPTILVKVVRGCWILYEKPNFEGPSIPLEEGELEFPDIWGAGEEQNECESLKPAVIGSIRHVVKDYRVSQIDLYTEPEGLGIVTSFFDDTEETGVFGSTQKTCSIKVHWGIWLIYEEPGFQGVPLMLEPGEYPNLAFWEKKEAYIRSMRPLKMGGRKVECPGDPKVVIYEKPFFEGRHVEVESEVFMLSDKESEEKTQLSLTSMGSIKVLGGVWVAYEKPGFEGHQYLLEEGEYRDWTDWGGYDEELQSLRPVVGDFTSSHMIMYSEKDFGSKGSNINVLGIVSNLKDTGYGLRTQSINVLSGVWVAYENPEFTGEQYILDKGLYPSIEAWGGKNCKISSVQPIVMDIVGSERGKVKVQLFSEPEFKGNCQILEKNTRCIDSFTVKSSKVLGGSCIVFDQEEFSGNQYVLEEGIYPDLMAMGCLSHAALKSLRIINIELSEPCIALFEKVGFQGKKIEFTTEILNLQFLGYNPRIASVQVLGGTWIIYEHSNYRGRQMLLSPNEIPDWYKLSGCSQIGSLRPLLQKRVYFRLRNKETGKFMSTDGNLDNLNLLRIQAAEDVDSDDQIWVYQDGFIRCRMAEDCCLTIVGNLITPGSKLGLSFERNEDKQYWHISPDGRIYSKMKPKLVLDIKGGTQYDRDHVVVNTVNEEKLTQCWEPLVV, encoded by the exons tccTCCTCACAATTTCCAGATTGTTCCAAAGAAGAGCATAAAAAGAAACCAGTTTTGGAAAGACTTGGAAATTTGTTTGGtacagggaaaaggaaaaatgtcaaAAGTTCATTAGAACACACTTCTCATTGGAAAGGAGAGAGGTCAGTTTCGCCTCACACAGCGCAGCCCATTTACTGTAAACATATACAGCAAGGTCCTGAATCTCCTCCGGTACAGAAGCAAGTGAGAAACACGAGTGTCGTTCCTGAGACACAACAATATAGTTTCAGTGGGGAAGTAGGACCTCTATACCACGATACCATTTCAGAATGGAGTGGTCGAGGAGTATCCTCTGACAGTGAGTGGTCACCAgactggagcagcagcagcgaaACCATTAAAAACTCTTTCTTTGAGAGTAGTTTGAATGTGGACACCCGGGAACCAGAGAAGGGGTCAGTCACAGATATAAATAATTCCACAACTCCAGATTTTATAAAAAGTTTGAGGAATTTGTCTAATGAAGACTTAGAAAAGAGTATCTTAAGCCACAAGCATCTGGTGAACACGTGGGTGCCTGAAGAGCCTGGGCATGCAAAGCCAAAGGATTTGCTATACAAGCCAGAAACTCTAGCGAGTGAACACCCACAGCCTGCGAGAGTGTTAACAGTTGATATCTATCTTAGAAAAACAGACGAACTCCTTAATGAACCCGTGACTGTTATATCGGAAGAAAATTGTGGTGACTCGGACACAATGGATAAGAAATCTTCTAGTAAAAGAtctgggaaaaggagaaaatctcAGTCATCTAGTGACATCACAAATGGAGAGAGAAACCAGACGGAGAATACTGCGAGAGAAGATTCTGTTTTTGAGGATGATGCATCTTCTGAGGGGTTTCCAGACAAGGTAATaacctcagaaagaaaactgaagtctCCTCAACAGACTTCTGAACggaattccttttcttcaggTAATAATCCAGACCTAAAAGCTGGATCTGCTCACAAAGGCACGTCCAAGACTGAAGCTGACAAAGGTAAACAACATGCTTCAACCACAACCCCTGCAAGGAGAAGATCTTATAAAAAGAATCAGTTGGATGCTGTTCCTACTTCCCCCACTGGTTTGAAGAGTCAGATGAAAGATTACTCCTCAAAAAGGCAACCTTTAGCATCAACGGAGAGTAACCCAATGACAAAAAGAACTTTGCAGGAAAAAGGAACTCTACCTGGGGCTTTTGGGGAAGACAGCTTGGAATCTCCCAAAGTCTCCTCGTCCAGTAAGGCAGAAGACAACACCATGGTATTTGctgaaggcagaaatgaaaCCAAGACAGAAAAGCATAGTAATGATTCTGATGGAAGAGCTTTCTTGCGTACTGATAAGATTAAAAATGGAGACCTATGTATGCCAGCTGAGAGACAGACAAGTTCTGATTTAGACAGCTTCAAGCTGAAGAGTTTGGATGCTTCCAGAATAGTCACAACAAAAATTAGCCT TGCAAGGACTGAAAAGAATCTGGGCAGATGTCTTCAAAACTTGTTGGAGAG CCCGGCCAAACCGAAGAACGTAGAGCTGAATTTTAAAGCGCCTACAAATCAAGACAGTTTAGAAAGTGAGCAGGATACTCTTGAAAAACcagttaataaaaataacaacagcatTGCCAACAAAATTTccttgtttgaaaataaatgtgccAATCAGAGCCAGAGGCCTGCTGATAGCTCTGCTtcaaaaaataatgctgtaCCAAGCACGTTTGTTGGTAGAGCAAAGCTGATATTTGGAAAACAACCCAAGGAAAGCGAACAGCCTGATAAAACGTTAAATAAGCAAAACAGTCGCCAGAAGTTATGTGAGAATGGCACAGCTGAGAAAGATGGAACTGCAGaattaaaaggcaaaaatgaagAAGGCTCTGCAGCTTATGAGGACACTGGGAAAGGAACAGAGCTTAAAGTAAAAGCTGCAATATCCCTTTTTAACCAAAGCAGCAAAATTGAAGCTAGTGGTGCCTCTGTGAAGCAACCTGATCCTGAATTAAGCGCAGCTAAAAAGGAAAGTTCTCCTTTTAAACCGTCTTTGCACTCGcctgttaaaaatgaaagcGTTCATGATATTTACTACCAGCAAAATAACACAAGCTCAGAACTCCCCAGAAATGAAGAGAAGGTactgccaggcacagaggtcTTATCGCCCTGCAATGGTGATAAATATCCTCCACAATCTCATCAGCTTTGTAGACCAGAATCTCAGAAGGTGGAAAATGGagataaaaatgcaaagctggGAGATTTAACCtatgcagcacagcagtatgATGGCAGCAGTCTCAATGGTGTAGTGATGTCGGAGCACAGCGGTAATACCCCAGAGAGCCCTAGCAAAACTTGTAATGGCTCTGCTGAAGATGATGCTGTTTTTGATTCTCCGACTGACATGAAGAAGTTTgctgaaacaataaaaaacttGGACAGCTCAGTTTGTTtaccacagaaaaagaaaaggtcaaAGCTTCCTAAATCCCCAGCACCCCACTTCGCAATGCCTCCGATTCATGAAGACAATTTAGAGAAAGTATTTGATCCTAGTGTATTTACCTTTGGTTTGGGactgagaagggaaaaagtgCAGGATCTGTTACCAACCcaacaaatgaaaatgcaaagtcTGGAAACGATAGCCAGAGTCAGGCCCAAACGCGCATCAACAGAGCAAAGTATAATATTCAAAGCCCTTCAGTCATGTAGTAGAGAAGAACCTGCTTTTACTcaggaaataaatgggaaagaGAACACGGATGGTACAGATGGTGAAGTCAAGAGATCCCGGCTGGAAAAAAGCTCACTCTTCTCAAGCTTGCTGTCATCTACTTctaaagaaaagctgcttaATCCATCTGTGACCTCAGTAAATAACACAGCTTTTATATCAGACTCCTCAGGGATACCTTTTTTACAACAGGATGCTTCTGGGCCATTCAGCCTGCCTCAAAAACCTGAG TCTCTTTCAGATATGAAGTTTTCAAGTTATATGGAGAAGTACATACAAGCAGATAGTGCAAAAAAAGAGCTAAGTTTACCAATGCCTAACTATGggaatccagaaaaaaaattttccaGCTGGTTAGGGGCAAGCAGATACGAATCAAATGTCCCCACTGGTTTATTAGATGTAGAT ACACTTTCAAGAAATGGACAAAGTAAAATCAATCCCAGGCCTGGGAAG cTGGTGATATACTGTGACAATCAAGAGAATGTTATTGAAGTTTTCCATGATGTTCTGGATTGCAGTTCTTGGGTTCTGTCACCGACAATCTTAGTTAAAGTTGTCAGAGGATG ctgGATACTCTATGAAAAACCAAATTTTGAAGGTCCTTCCATTCCTCTGGAAGAAGGTGAACTGGAATTCCCAGATATTTGGGGTGCAGGTGAAGAGCAAAATGAATGCGAATCGCTAAAGCCTGCAGTGATTGGTTCGATAAGGCATGTTGTTAAG GATTACAGGGTCAGTCAAATTGATTTGTATACAGAACCTGAAGGGCTAGGAATCGTGACTTCCTTTTTTGACGACACAGAGGAAACAGGGGTGTTTGGCAGCACTCAGAAGACTTGTTCTATCAAAGTACACTGGGGCAT ATGGCTAATTTATGAAGAACCCGGTTTCCAGGGAGTCCCTTTAATGTTGGAGCCTGGTGAATATCCCAATTTAGCTTTCTGGGAGAAGAAGGAAGCCTACATTAGGTCTATGAGGCCCTTGAAAATG GGTGGCCGCAAAGTAGAATGTCCTGGAGACCCAAAG GTAGTCATTTATGAGAAGCCTTTCTTTGAAGGGAGACACGTGGAAGTAGAATCAGAGGTCTTCATGCTCAGTGACAAGGAATCAGAAGAAAAGACACAACTTTCACTTACTTCAATGGGATCCATCAAAGTACTGGGAGGAGT TTGGGTCGCATATGAAAAGCCTGGGTTTGAAGGCCATCAGTATTTACTGGAAGAAGGAGAATATCGGGACTGGACAGACTGGGGTGGCTATGATGAAGAGCTGCAGTCACTGAGACCTGTTGTTGGT gacTTCACAAGCTCACATATGATAATGTACAGTGAAAAAGACTTCGGATCAAAAGGTTCTAACATTAATGTGTTAGGAATTGTTTCCAATTTGAAAGACACTGGATATGGGCTGAGAACGCAATCTATAAATGTGCTGAGTGGCGT GTGGGTGGCTTATGAGAATCCTGAATTTACGGGAGAGCAATATATACTGGATAAGGGGCTATATCCCAGCATTGAGGCATGGGGGGGGAAGAATTGCAAAATATCTTCAGTTCAACCCATTGTTATG GATATTGTTGGAAGTGAAAGGGGTAAAGTCAAG GTCCAGTTATTTTCAGAGCCTGAATTCAAGGGTAACTGtcaaatacttgaaaaaaacacaagatgTATTGATTCATTTACTGTGAAGTCTTCAAAAGTTTTAGGTGGCAG ctgtaTAGTTTTTGACCAGGAAGAATTCTCTGGTAACCAGTATGTGTTAGAAGAGGGAATCTATCCGGATCTGATGGCAATGGGGTGTTTGTCCCACGCAGCTCTAAAATCTTTACGGATTATAAATATA GAGCTGTCTGAGCCATGCATAGCTCTTTTTGAAAAAGTGGgtttccaagggaaaaaaatagaattcacTACAGAAATCTTAAATCTCCAGTTCCTGGGATATAATCCTCGAATAGCTTCAGTTCAAGTCCTTGGTGGCAC ATGGATAATTTATGAGCATAGTAATTACAGGGGACGTCAGATGTTGCTGTCACCAAATGAAATTCCAGATTGGTACAAACTGAGTGGCTGCTCTCAGATAGGTTCTCTGAGACCTTTACTGCAG aaacgTGTGTACTTCAGGCTTCGGAACAAGGAAACAGGAAAGTTCATGTCAACTGATGGAAACTTGGACAATTTGAATCTTCTCAGAATACAGGCTGCAGAAGATGTAGACTCAGATGATCAAATCTGGGTTTATCAGGATGGATTCATAAGATGCCGG
- the CRYBG1 gene encoding beta/gamma crystallin domain-containing protein 1 isoform X2: MSTASLPAALRKSSSQFPDCSKEEHKKKPVLERLGNLFGTGKRKNVKSSLEHTSHWKGERSVSPHTAQPIYCKHIQQGPESPPVQKQVRNTSVVPETQQYSFSGEVGPLYHDTISEWSGRGVSSDSEWSPDWSSSSETIKNSFFESSLNVDTREPEKGSVTDINNSTTPDFIKSLRNLSNEDLEKSILSHKHLVNTWVPEEPGHAKPKDLLYKPETLASEHPQPARVLTVDIYLRKTDELLNEPVTVISEENCGDSDTMDKKSSSKRSGKRRKSQSSSDITNGERNQTENTAREDSVFEDDASSEGFPDKVITSERKLKSPQQTSERNSFSSGNNPDLKAGSAHKGTSKTEADKGKQHASTTTPARRRSYKKNQLDAVPTSPTGLKSQMKDYSSKRQPLASTESNPMTKRTLQEKGTLPGAFGEDSLESPKVSSSSKAEDNTMVFAEGRNETKTEKHSNDSDGRAFLRTDKIKNGDLCMPAERQTSSDLDSFKLKSLDASRIVTTKISLPAKPKNVELNFKAPTNQDSLESEQDTLEKPVNKNNNSIANKISLFENKCANQSQRPADSSASKNNAVPSTFVGRAKLIFGKQPKESEQPDKTLNKQNSRQKLCENGTAEKDGTAELKGKNEEGSAAYEDTGKGTELKVKAAISLFNQSSKIEASGASVKQPDPELSAAKKESSPFKPSLHSPVKNESVHDIYYQQNNTSSELPRNEEKVLPGTEVLSPCNGDKYPPQSHQLCRPESQKVENGDKNAKLGDLTYAAQQYDGSSLNGVVMSEHSGNTPESPSKTCNGSAEDDAVFDSPTDMKKFAETIKNLDSSVCLPQKKKRSKLPKSPAPHFAMPPIHEDNLEKVFDPSVFTFGLGLRREKVQDLLPTQQMKMQSLETIARVRPKRASTEQSIIFKALQSCSREEPAFTQEINGKENTDGTDGEVKRSRLEKSSLFSSLLSSTSKEKLLNPSVTSVNNTAFISDSSGIPFLQQDASGPFSLPQKPESLSDMKFSSYMEKYIQADSAKKELSLPMPNYGNPEKKFSSWLGASRYESNVPTGLLDVDTLSRNGQSKINPRPGKLVIYCDNQENVIEVFHDVLDCSSWVLSPTILVKVVRGCWILYEKPNFEGPSIPLEEGELEFPDIWGAGEEQNECESLKPAVIGSIRHVVKDYRVSQIDLYTEPEGLGIVTSFFDDTEETGVFGSTQKTCSIKVHWGIWLIYEEPGFQGVPLMLEPGEYPNLAFWEKKEAYIRSMRPLKMGGRKVECPGDPKVVIYEKPFFEGRHVEVESEVFMLSDKESEEKTQLSLTSMGSIKVLGGVWVAYEKPGFEGHQYLLEEGEYRDWTDWGGYDEELQSLRPVVGDFTSSHMIMYSEKDFGSKGSNINVLGIVSNLKDTGYGLRTQSINVLSGVWVAYENPEFTGEQYILDKGLYPSIEAWGGKNCKISSVQPIVMDIVGSERGKVKVQLFSEPEFKGNCQILEKNTRCIDSFTVKSSKVLGGSCIVFDQEEFSGNQYVLEEGIYPDLMAMGCLSHAALKSLRIINIELSEPCIALFEKVGFQGKKIEFTTEILNLQFLGYNPRIASVQVLGGTWIIYEHSNYRGRQMLLSPNEIPDWYKLSGCSQIGSLRPLLQKRVYFRLRNKETGKFMSTDGNLDNLNLLRIQAAEDVDSDDQIWVYQDGFIRCRMAEDCCLTIVGNLITPGSKLGLSFERNEDKQYWHISPDGRIYSKMKPKLVLDIKGGTQYDRDHVVVNTVNEEKLTQCWEPLVV, translated from the exons tccTCCTCACAATTTCCAGATTGTTCCAAAGAAGAGCATAAAAAGAAACCAGTTTTGGAAAGACTTGGAAATTTGTTTGGtacagggaaaaggaaaaatgtcaaAAGTTCATTAGAACACACTTCTCATTGGAAAGGAGAGAGGTCAGTTTCGCCTCACACAGCGCAGCCCATTTACTGTAAACATATACAGCAAGGTCCTGAATCTCCTCCGGTACAGAAGCAAGTGAGAAACACGAGTGTCGTTCCTGAGACACAACAATATAGTTTCAGTGGGGAAGTAGGACCTCTATACCACGATACCATTTCAGAATGGAGTGGTCGAGGAGTATCCTCTGACAGTGAGTGGTCACCAgactggagcagcagcagcgaaACCATTAAAAACTCTTTCTTTGAGAGTAGTTTGAATGTGGACACCCGGGAACCAGAGAAGGGGTCAGTCACAGATATAAATAATTCCACAACTCCAGATTTTATAAAAAGTTTGAGGAATTTGTCTAATGAAGACTTAGAAAAGAGTATCTTAAGCCACAAGCATCTGGTGAACACGTGGGTGCCTGAAGAGCCTGGGCATGCAAAGCCAAAGGATTTGCTATACAAGCCAGAAACTCTAGCGAGTGAACACCCACAGCCTGCGAGAGTGTTAACAGTTGATATCTATCTTAGAAAAACAGACGAACTCCTTAATGAACCCGTGACTGTTATATCGGAAGAAAATTGTGGTGACTCGGACACAATGGATAAGAAATCTTCTAGTAAAAGAtctgggaaaaggagaaaatctcAGTCATCTAGTGACATCACAAATGGAGAGAGAAACCAGACGGAGAATACTGCGAGAGAAGATTCTGTTTTTGAGGATGATGCATCTTCTGAGGGGTTTCCAGACAAGGTAATaacctcagaaagaaaactgaagtctCCTCAACAGACTTCTGAACggaattccttttcttcaggTAATAATCCAGACCTAAAAGCTGGATCTGCTCACAAAGGCACGTCCAAGACTGAAGCTGACAAAGGTAAACAACATGCTTCAACCACAACCCCTGCAAGGAGAAGATCTTATAAAAAGAATCAGTTGGATGCTGTTCCTACTTCCCCCACTGGTTTGAAGAGTCAGATGAAAGATTACTCCTCAAAAAGGCAACCTTTAGCATCAACGGAGAGTAACCCAATGACAAAAAGAACTTTGCAGGAAAAAGGAACTCTACCTGGGGCTTTTGGGGAAGACAGCTTGGAATCTCCCAAAGTCTCCTCGTCCAGTAAGGCAGAAGACAACACCATGGTATTTGctgaaggcagaaatgaaaCCAAGACAGAAAAGCATAGTAATGATTCTGATGGAAGAGCTTTCTTGCGTACTGATAAGATTAAAAATGGAGACCTATGTATGCCAGCTGAGAGACAGACAAGTTCTGATTTAGACAGCTTCAAGCTGAAGAGTTTGGATGCTTCCAGAATAGTCACAACAAAAATTAGCCT CCCGGCCAAACCGAAGAACGTAGAGCTGAATTTTAAAGCGCCTACAAATCAAGACAGTTTAGAAAGTGAGCAGGATACTCTTGAAAAACcagttaataaaaataacaacagcatTGCCAACAAAATTTccttgtttgaaaataaatgtgccAATCAGAGCCAGAGGCCTGCTGATAGCTCTGCTtcaaaaaataatgctgtaCCAAGCACGTTTGTTGGTAGAGCAAAGCTGATATTTGGAAAACAACCCAAGGAAAGCGAACAGCCTGATAAAACGTTAAATAAGCAAAACAGTCGCCAGAAGTTATGTGAGAATGGCACAGCTGAGAAAGATGGAACTGCAGaattaaaaggcaaaaatgaagAAGGCTCTGCAGCTTATGAGGACACTGGGAAAGGAACAGAGCTTAAAGTAAAAGCTGCAATATCCCTTTTTAACCAAAGCAGCAAAATTGAAGCTAGTGGTGCCTCTGTGAAGCAACCTGATCCTGAATTAAGCGCAGCTAAAAAGGAAAGTTCTCCTTTTAAACCGTCTTTGCACTCGcctgttaaaaatgaaagcGTTCATGATATTTACTACCAGCAAAATAACACAAGCTCAGAACTCCCCAGAAATGAAGAGAAGGTactgccaggcacagaggtcTTATCGCCCTGCAATGGTGATAAATATCCTCCACAATCTCATCAGCTTTGTAGACCAGAATCTCAGAAGGTGGAAAATGGagataaaaatgcaaagctggGAGATTTAACCtatgcagcacagcagtatgATGGCAGCAGTCTCAATGGTGTAGTGATGTCGGAGCACAGCGGTAATACCCCAGAGAGCCCTAGCAAAACTTGTAATGGCTCTGCTGAAGATGATGCTGTTTTTGATTCTCCGACTGACATGAAGAAGTTTgctgaaacaataaaaaacttGGACAGCTCAGTTTGTTtaccacagaaaaagaaaaggtcaaAGCTTCCTAAATCCCCAGCACCCCACTTCGCAATGCCTCCGATTCATGAAGACAATTTAGAGAAAGTATTTGATCCTAGTGTATTTACCTTTGGTTTGGGactgagaagggaaaaagtgCAGGATCTGTTACCAACCcaacaaatgaaaatgcaaagtcTGGAAACGATAGCCAGAGTCAGGCCCAAACGCGCATCAACAGAGCAAAGTATAATATTCAAAGCCCTTCAGTCATGTAGTAGAGAAGAACCTGCTTTTACTcaggaaataaatgggaaagaGAACACGGATGGTACAGATGGTGAAGTCAAGAGATCCCGGCTGGAAAAAAGCTCACTCTTCTCAAGCTTGCTGTCATCTACTTctaaagaaaagctgcttaATCCATCTGTGACCTCAGTAAATAACACAGCTTTTATATCAGACTCCTCAGGGATACCTTTTTTACAACAGGATGCTTCTGGGCCATTCAGCCTGCCTCAAAAACCTGAG TCTCTTTCAGATATGAAGTTTTCAAGTTATATGGAGAAGTACATACAAGCAGATAGTGCAAAAAAAGAGCTAAGTTTACCAATGCCTAACTATGggaatccagaaaaaaaattttccaGCTGGTTAGGGGCAAGCAGATACGAATCAAATGTCCCCACTGGTTTATTAGATGTAGAT ACACTTTCAAGAAATGGACAAAGTAAAATCAATCCCAGGCCTGGGAAG cTGGTGATATACTGTGACAATCAAGAGAATGTTATTGAAGTTTTCCATGATGTTCTGGATTGCAGTTCTTGGGTTCTGTCACCGACAATCTTAGTTAAAGTTGTCAGAGGATG ctgGATACTCTATGAAAAACCAAATTTTGAAGGTCCTTCCATTCCTCTGGAAGAAGGTGAACTGGAATTCCCAGATATTTGGGGTGCAGGTGAAGAGCAAAATGAATGCGAATCGCTAAAGCCTGCAGTGATTGGTTCGATAAGGCATGTTGTTAAG GATTACAGGGTCAGTCAAATTGATTTGTATACAGAACCTGAAGGGCTAGGAATCGTGACTTCCTTTTTTGACGACACAGAGGAAACAGGGGTGTTTGGCAGCACTCAGAAGACTTGTTCTATCAAAGTACACTGGGGCAT ATGGCTAATTTATGAAGAACCCGGTTTCCAGGGAGTCCCTTTAATGTTGGAGCCTGGTGAATATCCCAATTTAGCTTTCTGGGAGAAGAAGGAAGCCTACATTAGGTCTATGAGGCCCTTGAAAATG GGTGGCCGCAAAGTAGAATGTCCTGGAGACCCAAAG GTAGTCATTTATGAGAAGCCTTTCTTTGAAGGGAGACACGTGGAAGTAGAATCAGAGGTCTTCATGCTCAGTGACAAGGAATCAGAAGAAAAGACACAACTTTCACTTACTTCAATGGGATCCATCAAAGTACTGGGAGGAGT TTGGGTCGCATATGAAAAGCCTGGGTTTGAAGGCCATCAGTATTTACTGGAAGAAGGAGAATATCGGGACTGGACAGACTGGGGTGGCTATGATGAAGAGCTGCAGTCACTGAGACCTGTTGTTGGT gacTTCACAAGCTCACATATGATAATGTACAGTGAAAAAGACTTCGGATCAAAAGGTTCTAACATTAATGTGTTAGGAATTGTTTCCAATTTGAAAGACACTGGATATGGGCTGAGAACGCAATCTATAAATGTGCTGAGTGGCGT GTGGGTGGCTTATGAGAATCCTGAATTTACGGGAGAGCAATATATACTGGATAAGGGGCTATATCCCAGCATTGAGGCATGGGGGGGGAAGAATTGCAAAATATCTTCAGTTCAACCCATTGTTATG GATATTGTTGGAAGTGAAAGGGGTAAAGTCAAG GTCCAGTTATTTTCAGAGCCTGAATTCAAGGGTAACTGtcaaatacttgaaaaaaacacaagatgTATTGATTCATTTACTGTGAAGTCTTCAAAAGTTTTAGGTGGCAG ctgtaTAGTTTTTGACCAGGAAGAATTCTCTGGTAACCAGTATGTGTTAGAAGAGGGAATCTATCCGGATCTGATGGCAATGGGGTGTTTGTCCCACGCAGCTCTAAAATCTTTACGGATTATAAATATA GAGCTGTCTGAGCCATGCATAGCTCTTTTTGAAAAAGTGGgtttccaagggaaaaaaatagaattcacTACAGAAATCTTAAATCTCCAGTTCCTGGGATATAATCCTCGAATAGCTTCAGTTCAAGTCCTTGGTGGCAC ATGGATAATTTATGAGCATAGTAATTACAGGGGACGTCAGATGTTGCTGTCACCAAATGAAATTCCAGATTGGTACAAACTGAGTGGCTGCTCTCAGATAGGTTCTCTGAGACCTTTACTGCAG aaacgTGTGTACTTCAGGCTTCGGAACAAGGAAACAGGAAAGTTCATGTCAACTGATGGAAACTTGGACAATTTGAATCTTCTCAGAATACAGGCTGCAGAAGATGTAGACTCAGATGATCAAATCTGGGTTTATCAGGATGGATTCATAAGATGCCGG